The Oxobacter pfennigii genome includes the window TAAGAGTTTGCCAATCTGATTCAGGATAATCAAGTTTAGGAGCTTTAACTACTTCCTTCCATTTAGTAACATCTTTAACTACTTTGTGTTCTTCATCATGTACAGGGAAGGCAGCAGGAACGTTTGCAGGGAAACTTCTTGTAACGCCCCAGTTATCTATGATATTTGGGCCGCCTTTTGTAGCCCTTGGGTTGTTGGCTCCTACTGGGTCTCCTCCTACTATTTTAAATGCTTCATACTGTTTGATGAATCTGTCGGGATTCCCACCTTTTATTACCTCTAAAAGGTTCTGTCTTGTGGTTAACATGCAATTACCTCCTTTAAAGTTGTACTGCTACATTTATTATAATAATTATATAAAGTCCTACTTAAGTAGGGCTAAATATTTCTGCTGCATATTGTCTACTTTTAGTATAAGTGCTGTATAAAATTATTGCAATATTTATATATAAAATGCAAATATATATCGTAATTTGTAACCCCTTAAATTACACTACATACATATAATATAATATACCCAATGAATAAGCATTCAATAAGGATATCAATTCCAAAGAAAATTTTAACTGTTTCATAATTTTTTAACAAAACAATTGAATATTATTTACTATCATGTTAAAATATAGACAAGATAGTAATGTTTTAATGAACATAATTAGAACATTATCTAAATAAATAATATATGGGAGGATAGAAATGAAAAGGAAAATTTCAGCGCTCTTATTAACCCTAGTACTTTTGCTGACAATGACAGCGGTACCTACATACGGTGTTGATACTGTTTCTTCAGCAAGCCAGGAAGAAACACCAGCACCTGCGGCTCCGGCACCTGCTCCAGCAGCACCGGCACCTGCAGCACCAGCAACACCTGCTCCGGCAGCACCGGCAGCTCCAAAAGCTTCTGTTGCAGCTCCTGTTGGAGGTAGAGCACAAGCAATTGCAGGACAAGCATATGTAGTAGTAAGTGGAGACGTTTTCTGGAGAATTGCTAAACAGCATGGTTTAACAATTGATGCATTGGCAAAACTAAACCCCCAGATAACAGACATAAACAGGATATATCCCGGCGACAAATTGACAGTTAAAGCTGATTCAGCAGCTGTGGCAACAACACCTGCAGCGACAGCACCTGCGGCAACAACACCTGCAGCAGCTAAAAAGCTTTATCACGGATTTGGCGAAATAGCAAACTACAGGGTTAGAAACGGCAATAACGACAACCTTAACATCACTACAGCAAGCGTTATATTCGACGAGAACGGCAAAATCATTGACTTGACATGGGATGTTATGGAAATCATGCCTTCACTTTTCCCGGGCTGGCTTGATACAACTCTTGACCAGGCTGCCAAAAATGCATTTGTTGCAGGAATTGACGGCGTTTGGGAAACTAAGAGAGAAGAAGGCTACGACTATGACATGACTCACTTAAAAGCAAACGGCGTAGCTGACAACTTAACTAAGAAAGAATGGTTTGAACAGCTCGATTACTTTGAAGCATTCTTCAGAGGCAAGACTGCTGCAGAAGTTAAAACTTGGTTTGACAAGTATACTGACGCTAACGGCAGACCATACAAATTCGCTTATCCTGAAAAATTGACCGATGCTGATAAAGCAGCAACAGCTAGCTTTACAGCTGAAGAAAAAGCTATGTTAGTAGATGTTACAACTAGCGCTACAATGTCACTTCAGGATCCCCATTCTCACTTCATTTCAGCTTTACTTGAAGCTTGGGAAGCAAGAGAAGAAATAATCTTAAAATAATAGTTAAATAAATAATAAAAAGAGAGCTGTGTTAAAATAAAAATTTGACACAGCCTTTTTTTACATATTATTTTATTGCCTCAACCTGAATACGCCTGTAGTCTACAATCCATGTACCTTTTTTATATAGTAATGGCTTCAAGCGCTCTTCAGAAGATGAAAGTACTTTTTCTCTGTCTTCATCCTTCATGATTGCCAGGTTAGAGAAATAAAATTGATTTATCCAATTTTTTAGGCCCGTATCACCGTCATTTAATGGCGTAGGCCTGTCAAAATCAATTATTCTTTCAATTTTAAATCCCGCCTGTATCAAAAGCTTTTCAAATTCTTGATTTGGAGGAAAGAAAAAGGGGTTCGTGTATGTATAACCTAAAGCTTCATATTCCTCACTGAAGACTTTTTGCACATTATAGGCACAGCCCTTTGCTCCGAATTCACATATGAGTTTCCCGCCTTTTTTTAAAGCCTTATATATTGAAGACAATAATTTTTTCTGATCCTTTATCCAATGAAGCACGGCATTTGAAAAAATGGTATCGAAACAATTCTCATATTTTAACTCTGTTGCATCTTCAATATGAAAGTTCAGATATGGATAATTGGTTTTGGCCTTTCTTATCATTTCCTCAGACATGTCAATTCCTATAACCTGGGCACCATTTTTGGCAAGCTCTACAGTGAGTTTTCCTGTTCCGCAGCCTAAGTCCAAAATTACCTGCCCTTTAGCGGTATTGACGGAATCTATAAGGGCTTGGCCGTATTTTGATACAAAATCGTGTTTATCATCATATAAAGCTGAATCCCACTTCATATTTGCCTCCTTTTAACTTTCTATATAGATGTTTGTTCATTCCAGCGCTTAAGATTTTCTGATATAAAATCTATTATTGCCTTATGCTCGGCCTTTCCGGCTCCATTAATTGTAATTGGCTGTGAAAACTTAACATATATAGGCTGTTTTCTTTTTATAGGTCCAACATCCTTAATTATTTTGCCGTTTTCCCAAAAGTCAGTTTTTATAGCAATGGGCACAACAGGTACATTTGCTTCTTTAGCCAGCTTTATGCCCATTGAATTGAATTGCTCGGGAATGAATTCCGCTGTTCTGGTGCTCTGAGGAAAGATAATGACGGAAATTCCTTTATCCAACAGCTCCTTGCCTTGAGTCATTACGGTTATAAAATCCTCCCTTGGATTAGTCCTTGAAACAACAATAGGGTCACGTGATTTCATTACCGGTCCGAAGAGCGGATGGGTAATCAGACTGTCTTTAACCACATATGTAACCTTTATTAAGGGAGCAATCATGCAAGGGAACAAAAAAGTTTCCAGTACGCTCATATGATTGCTTATAAATACTACCGGCTGTGTTATGGAGCGAAGATTATTAAGTCCCATAATATGAACCTTGCCGCCGCAGGCTTCTACGGATTTTAATACATTATATGATGATTGAGCCCATGCTTTGTCATCATATAATCCCTTCAGCGAGAGGGAACGGGCCTTAACAATAACATCCACATACCTGGATACGAAATACCAGCGGCTGCCTAATGAAATAATATCAAGAAATGAGCGCTTGGCATTTTCAAGGGTATCATAAGTATCATTTTTGAAATAAGGTTCAAACAAAGTTATCACATCCAAAATTAATAATATTTTTTAATGATTTGTATAAGTCCCTGAGTTTCATTACTGTGTACGTATTTATATTATACTACAACATATATATTATTACTTTCGGTGGATTGCTGAAAAAATACAGGGAGAAAGCTCATATTAATATGGGAAAATTATAAGGATATACAATTCTTGCATATCCTAAAAACCATAATAGTATATTAAAAATTTATGCTTTGATTATAGAAATCAATTCACAAAAAGCTTTGCAGCCTTTTTCTTCAATATCATAATCTCCTTCATTGGCACACCAATCCATTGAAATACCCAGCACAAGGCTGTGTATGAAAAAAGTTATGTTTTCAACAGAAAGGTGCTTCTTTATTTCTCCGGATTTTTGGCCGGCAATGATGGAATCCCATAGTATTTTCTCAATATTTTTATCTCCGGAGATGAAATAGCCGTGCTTACCGTCAACTATGATTTTATTCAACTGACGTGAAATATCAAGCCCAATAGCAGATATGAATTTAAAATAATATTTCGTTAAAGCCAATATTTTGCTTATATTATCTTTTTCATACAATATATTTTCATAGTAATCCTGCATATCATAATTCATATCTGTTCCTATACCAACTATAATGTCTTCCTTGGAGTTAAAATGGTGGTAAAACGCACCTTTTGTAATTCCGCACTTCATACATATCTCATCAATGGATACATTATTGTATCCGTTTTGTTTTATAAGATATATGGAGGTTTCATATATCCTACGTTTTGTGCCTTCAGCTTGAATTTTGCGTTTTGTCAACTGCTCATTCATAGAAATGTCACCTTCACCATCTTTTAAGCTGT containing:
- a CDS encoding class I SAM-dependent methyltransferase; this encodes MKWDSALYDDKHDFVSKYGQALIDSVNTAKGQVILDLGCGTGKLTVELAKNGAQVIGIDMSEEMIRKAKTNYPYLNFHIEDATELKYENCFDTIFSNAVLHWIKDQKKLLSSIYKALKKGGKLICEFGAKGCAYNVQKVFSEEYEALGYTYTNPFFFPPNQEFEKLLIQAGFKIERIIDFDRPTPLNDGDTGLKNWINQFYFSNLAIMKDEDREKVLSSSEERLKPLLYKKGTWIVDYRRIQVEAIK
- a CDS encoding TetR/AcrR family transcriptional regulator, which gives rise to MNEQLTKRKIQAEGTKRRIYETSIYLIKQNGYNNVSIDEICMKCGITKGAFYHHFNSKEDIIVGIGTDMNYDMQDYYENILYEKDNISKILALTKYYFKFISAIGLDISRQLNKIIVDGKHGYFISGDKNIEKILWDSIIAGQKSGEIKKHLSVENITFFIHSLVLGISMDWCANEGDYDIEEKGCKAFCELISIIKA
- a CDS encoding lysophospholipid acyltransferase family protein; this encodes MITLFEPYFKNDTYDTLENAKRSFLDIISLGSRWYFVSRYVDVIVKARSLSLKGLYDDKAWAQSSYNVLKSVEACGGKVHIMGLNNLRSITQPVVFISNHMSVLETFLFPCMIAPLIKVTYVVKDSLITHPLFGPVMKSRDPIVVSRTNPREDFITVMTQGKELLDKGISVIIFPQSTRTAEFIPEQFNSMGIKLAKEANVPVVPIAIKTDFWENGKIIKDVGPIKRKQPIYVKFSQPITINGAGKAEHKAIIDFISENLKRWNEQTSI
- a CDS encoding LysM peptidoglycan-binding domain-containing protein — protein: MTAVPTYGVDTVSSASQEETPAPAAPAPAPAAPAPAAPATPAPAAPAAPKASVAAPVGGRAQAIAGQAYVVVSGDVFWRIAKQHGLTIDALAKLNPQITDINRIYPGDKLTVKADSAAVATTPAATAPAATTPAAAKKLYHGFGEIANYRVRNGNNDNLNITTASVIFDENGKIIDLTWDVMEIMPSLFPGWLDTTLDQAAKNAFVAGIDGVWETKREEGYDYDMTHLKANGVADNLTKKEWFEQLDYFEAFFRGKTAAEVKTWFDKYTDANGRPYKFAYPEKLTDADKAATASFTAEEKAMLVDVTTSATMSLQDPHSHFISALLEAWEAREEIILK